Below is a genomic region from Salvelinus fontinalis isolate EN_2023a chromosome 38, ASM2944872v1, whole genome shotgun sequence.
tgttccctcatctccctctttctcttgtaGGACCACAGAGCTCCAGCGGTGGGTTTCTTTCTGCTTGGTCTCTCCTCAGGCCTCTgcaccctgcctctctccttcagcCCATACCTGACCTCTGTACAGGGGGACCTGGAGTGGGCCGGCGAGGTCCTGGCTCCACCGCTGGTCTCCTTCGGCTTCCTGTGGCTCAGCGAAGACCGCACCACAGCCAACATCCTCCTTATTGGCTCAGCTCTCTTCCCGGTGCTCTGCGATTGGCTGTCAGCGGACGAGTTGATGCTGATGTCACGCTGTCTGGCCCTGTCTGCCATCTCCTGCTCGCTCACTGTGTGTCTGTTTGCGGGAAACGCTGTCGGGGCCCTGGCCAGTGTGGCCCTCAGCCTGCCCCAAATGGTGGCCCCCAGGGTGGGGGTCAAGACTCTGGCTCCCCTTGTCTCTCCAGGGGCCACTGTGGGACTGCTTAAGTGGCTCCTGAAGGGCTCCATGGCTGTAGGGTGCTGGGCCTCTGAGAAGGCACTTAGCAAGTACCTGAAGGAACTGGACTCACCATTTTAACTTGTTACCACTGTAACACAGGGTTTCcccaaactcagtcctcgggACCCCGGGGTTTAGTTTCTTTCCTAAGCACTACACAGCTTATTCAAAGAATCATCTAATCATCCAGCTTTGATCATTTCAATCAGCCTTGTAGTGtttgggcaaaaaccaaaacgtgcaccccttggagtCCCGAGCATCAAGTTTGGGAAACGCTACTGTAACAGTTACTGAATGTCTGAATAGTTCAATAGTCCCTCACACATGATAATGACTGACTGTTAAGTTGATGTGGTCTCATGATGTGCACATAGAGCTGTTGAAGAAGAGAACCAGGTGGACGGTCTATTTATTTTGTCCTGCAGGGCCTTGCCTCATAGAAGTAGAATGAATAGAACGTTCTGGAACCTCTGACCATGGCGATTTGACTGGTAAATTCATGGGTGCACTCAAAATAGCTTGGTGCACTCTTTATGGCGTCATTGACCTAAATGAGCAAGCTTGTTCTACTTATTCTAGTACTATGGCTTGCCTTTGATCTGTAGCCAATGACCTTTCCAATTCCTACTGGCCAATGACCTTTCCAATTCCTACTGGCCAATGATCTTTCCAATTCCTCCTGGCCAATAACCTTTCCAATTCCTCCTGGCCAATAACCATTCCAATTCCTACTGGCCAATGACCTTTCCAATTCCTACTGGCCAATGACCTTTCCAATTCCTACTGGCCAATGACCTTTCCAATTCCTACTGGCCAATGACCTTTCCAATTCCTACTGGCCAATGACCTTTCCAATTCCTCCTGGCCAATGACCTTTCCAATTCCTCCTGGCCAATGACCTTTCCAATTCCTACTGGCCAATGACCTTTCCAATTCCTACTGGCCAATGACCTTTCCAATTCCTCCTGGCCAATAACCATTCCAAATCCTACTGGCCAATGACCTTTCCAATTCCTACTGGCCAATGACCTTTCCAATTCCTACTGGCCAATGACCTTTCCAATTCCTACTGGCCAATGACCTTTCCAATTCCTACTGGCCAATGACCTTTCCAATTCCTCCTGGCCAATGACCTTTCCAATTCCTCCTGGCCAATGACCTTTCCAATTCCTACTGGCCAATGACCTTTCCAATTCCTACTGGCCAATGACCTTTCCAATTCCTCCTGGCCAATGACCTTTCCAATTCCTCCTGGCCAATGACCTTTCCAATTCCTACTGGCCAATGACCTTTCCAATTCCTACTGGCCAATGACCTTTCCAATTCCTCCTGGCCAATGACCTTTCCAATTCCTCCTGGCCAATGACCTTTCCAATTCCTACTGGCCAATGACCTTTCCAATTCCTCCTGGCCAATGACCTTTCCAATTCCTCCTGGCCAATGACCGTTCCAATTCCTACTGGCCAATGACCTTTCCAATTCCTACTGGCCAATGACCTTTCCAAGAGATGATCCATATGATCCATATAATGATGCCAGTCTGCCAACTTGGAGGTGACATGATCCACCATTGGGACACGTGTCTTTTGGCAGTGTGTGAGCACTGGGCGTTGTTCTACTTGTTTAGCTTATTGTCATGGCCAGGGAGCTCTGCTCTGTTATCATACTACTTTCATCTATGCAAATCGAAGAAGCACTGGTGTCTAGTTCTAAAACTGTAAAACATTATTGATGATATTAGTAACAGCGGTTAATAACATTTTATGTGCTAAAATATTGATTTGCTAAAGTATCAACAAAAGGAGTAGTGCTTGGATCTAATGCTTGTATGTACTGATTGTCATGGGTCACTAATACTCCCAACCTCTTTTACACCGCATATTAGAAAGTCTAATTCATCTATGGATGTTGATTTACAGGACAGTGTAATTACCAATTGGCTATAAAAGATTCTATCTGCTTACTCTGTAGAAATATCCTCCCAACGGTGGCTCTATAAGGAGGATGGAAGTGCCTTCCAGACATTTATTACTTTCTTTGTCTATGAGTGTGCCTCCCAaacaatagggaatagggtggcatttttaGGCACACTCTGGTTGAACCCGGGCTGGCTTGACTTCAGTGTCTTGTCCTACGATGAGCACCAAACAGCTTGTACTAGACTATGCTCACTGTGAAGCCAATGTCATTGACACACAGGACACGTTTGAGAGCCGATAGCTTTAGTGCCTGAACATGGTCGGGGTACCAAAACAGTCAGGGCTGCGATCCAAATGACAGCCTATCCccgatatagtgcacttcttttgaccagagctcgatatgggccctggtcaaaagtagtgcactataaagggaatagggtgccatttgggacgcaacccctAAGTCCCCTCAGATTCAGGATTCTGTTCATTCTGCAGCCTCAGCAGATAGCTACAGTGAGATTGAACTAGATACATCTGCAGTGTTCACACCACTAACACTATGGATCTATATTCATtgattcttcagatatactacatattataTCCACTTACTGTCTATAATGTCTATACAATaagggttcttctttatttttactattttatacattgtagaataatagtgaagacatcaaaactatgaaataacacatggaatcatgtagtaaccaaaaaaaagtgttaaacaaatcaaaatatattttatatttgagattcttcaaagtaaccaccctttgatttgatgacagctttgcacactcttggcattctctaaaacAGCTTCCTGAGgtactcacctggaatgcatttcaattagcaggtgtgcccatattatggcaagaaccctcaaataagcaaagagaaatgacagtccatcattactttaagacatgaagatcagtcaatcaggatcatttcaataacttttaaagtttcttccaagtgcagtcgcaaaaaccattaagcactatgatgaaactggcactcatgaggaccgccacaggaaaggaagacccagttacctctgcagcagaggataagttcattagagttaccagcctcagaaattgcagcccaaataaatgctttacaaagtaatagacacatctcagcatcaactgttcataggagactgtgtgaatcagaccttcatggtcgaattgctgcaaagaaaccaccactaaaggacaccagtaagaaaaagagacttgcttgggccaagaaacacgagcaatggacattagaccggtggaaatctgtccattggtctgagatttttggttccaaccgctgtgtctttgtgagacgcagagtaggtgaacggattatctcctcatgtgtggttcccaccatgaagcatggaggaggaggtgtgatggtgtgggggtgctttgctggtgaccctgtgatttatttagaattcaaggcacatttaaccagcatggctaccacagcattctgcagtgttACGCCTTCCCATCtgatttgggcttagtgggactatcacttgtttttcaacaggacattacccaacacacctccaggctgtgtaagggctatttgaccaagaaggagagtgatggagtgctgcatcagatgacctggcctccacaatcacccgtcctcaacccaattgagatggtttgggatgagttggaccgccgagtaaaagaaaagcagccaacaagtgctcagcttatgtgggaactccttcaagactgttggaaaagcattccaggtgaagctggttgagagaatgccaagagtgtgttaaactgtcatcaaagcaaagggtggctatttgaagaatatcaattctaaaatatattttgatttgtttttcctagccaccgtgcttctacacctgcattgcttgctgtttggggttttagactgggtttctgtacagcactttgagatatcagctgatgtaagaagggctatataaatcgatttgatttgatttatcacttttttggttgctacgtgattccatatgtgttatttcatagttgtgatgttttCACTATGATTTtataatgtagaaaacagtaaaaataaagaaaaaccctggaatgagtaggtgtgtccaaatatttgactggtactatatatatacactgctcaaaaaaataaagggaacacttaaacaacacaatgtaactccaagtcaatcacacttctgtgaaatcaaactgtccacttaggaagcaacactgattgacaataaatttcacatgctgttgtgcaaatggaatagacaaaaggtggaaattataggcaatttgcaagacaccccccaaaacaggagtgattctgcaggtggtgaccacagaccacttctcagttcctatgcttcctggctgatgttttggtcacttttgaatgctggcggtgctctcactctagtggtagcatgagacggagtctacaacccacacaagtggctcaggtagtgcagttcatccaggatggcacatcaatgccaactgtggcaaaaaggtttgctgtgtctgtcagcgtagtgtccagagcatgcaggcgctaccaggagacaggccagtacatcaggagacgtggaggaggccgtaggagggcaacaacccagcagcaggaccgctacctccgcctttgtgcaaggaggtgcactgccagagccctgcaaaatgacctccagcaggccacaaatgtgcatgtgtctgctcaaacggtcagaaacagactccacgagggtggtatgagggcccgacgtccacaggtggggattgtgcttacagcccaacaccgtgcaggacgtttcgcatttgccagagaacaccaagattgacaaattcgccactggcgccctgtgctcttcacagatgaaagcaggttcacactgagcacatgagcacatgtgacagacgtgacagagtctggagacgccgtggagaacgttctgctgcctgcaacatcctccagcatgaccggtttggcgatgggtccgTCATGGTGTGGggaggcatttctttgtggggccgcacagccctccatgtgctcgccagaggtagcctgactgccattaggtaccgagatgagatcctcagaccccttgtgagaccatatgctgacacatgcacatttgtggcctgctggaggtcattttgcagggccctggcagtgcacctccttgcacaaaggcggaggtagcggtcctgcatCTGGGTTGTTGCCcacctacggcctcctccacgtctcctgatgtactggcctgtctcctggtagcgcctgcatgctctggacactacgctgacagacacagc
It encodes:
- the LOC129837848 gene encoding transmembrane protein 276-like; protein product: MAGCLTELITACSNLTLSVSALYTAYQLFKDHRAPAVGFFLLGLSSGLCTLPLSFSPYLTSVQGDLEWAGEVLAPPLVSFGFLWLSEDRTTANILLIGSALFPVLCDWLSADELMLMSRCLALSAISCSLTVCLFAGNAVGALASVALSLPQMVAPRVGVKTLAPLVSPGATVGLLKWLLKGSMAVGCWASEKALSKYLKELDSPF